The genomic interval AAATCCCTCCGTTGCCCAGCAAATACACACCAATGGAGAATTACCAAGTGGTGGAGGTATTCCGGAAGGCTCATTCATTATGCTGGCCGATGGCAGTGAAAAACGGGTAGAGCATATTCAGGCAGGAGATATAGTTGCAGCCTATGACCCGGCCATTGAACAACTCGTATCTACAGTAGTGCTTTCTAAACAATCTCATCCGGGCGAACATCAGGCTACAGTATCCGTAATGCTGGTATTGGAAGAATTAACGGCTTCTTTACAGTTGAATGGCGGAACACTCGGCATTATACTCCAGGCAGACTTTACCCAGTCGCTGCTGACGCAATGGGGTAAAAAAGAAGCTGGACAATTGCAGGAAGGCGATAAGATATATTGTTATGAAGAAACCTCCAGACGTTTTCACTTATACAGTGTGTATGGCGTTAGTGTGAACCAACAACCTGCCACTACTTCCTATCAGTTACTGACAGACAAGCAGAATTACCTTGCCACTGGTGTGGTAGTGCTGGGTAATTGAGCTTATGCTTACTCAACCAGGTGCAATTCAAAATAATTTTGTCATTGTATAAGTGACAGAAGCCTTGGATTTATACTGCAATATTCCATC from Rhodocytophaga rosea carries:
- a CDS encoding Hint domain-containing protein, producing MTLSNFTPIACSLCKSVCIIFLVYVASVFSNPSVAQQIHTNGELPSGGGIPEGSFIMLADGSEKRVEHIQAGDIVAAYDPAIEQLVSTVVLSKQSHPGEHQATVSVMLVLEELTASLQLNGGTLGIILQADFTQSLLTQWGKKEAGQLQEGDKIYCYEETSRRFHLYSVYGVSVNQQPATTSYQLLTDKQNYLATGVVVLGN